The following DNA comes from Methylophilus sp. 5.
AAAAAGTAGGACGTCATTTAGGCAAGCGCTTCGCGCGCGCCGGGTCGTCAAGATTGGCCGAGTTTGCTATAGTGTGAGGCTTGTTTATATATTAGAGTTTTAGTTGGTTATGACGCGATTTGATGAGCTGGCCCAGCAGCAAAAAAAGACTGAAGGTGAGTTGACGTTATCGTCGTTGCCGCGCTTGCAAGAGGCATTGCATGCGCTGGGTGTGACCGATGCTGCGGCGCTGGCTGCATTACGTGTACGTTATCAATTGCAAGGGTTGCCGCCACGCTTTTTTAGTGAGACTGCTTTGCCTATGTTGGCGTTAAATGTGCAATCAGCGTTGCCGTTGGTGTGCCAGCGCTGCTTTGCGCCGTTGCCGCAAGCGCTTGATTTGCAGTTTGAGTTCGCGTTGAGTAATGAGCCGCCCGAGGCGTTGCTAGAGG
Coding sequences within:
- a CDS encoding DUF177 domain-containing protein, which encodes MTRFDELAQQQKKTEGELTLSSLPRLQEALHALGVTDAAALAALRVRYQLQGLPPRFFSETALPMLALNVQSALPLVCQRCFAPLPQALDLQFEFALSNEPPEALLEDEHVDWLEEGSETTVESLVEDELLMALPIAVMHEQACVSLQQTAGEKPNPFAALKQLKLDK